A genome region from Aliivibrio salmonicida LFI1238 includes the following:
- the moaA gene encoding GTP 3',8-cyclase MoaA, which yields MAKQFEDNYNRKFYYLRLSITDVCNFKCTYCLPDGYRPENGKRESFLELDEIERTVSAFARCGTSKVRITGGEPSLRKDFTDIIRTVASQPGITKVATTTNGYRMEKHVAEWREAGLTNINVSVDSLNPNMFYQITGENKFAEVMAGIDKAIEVGFKQVKVNTVLLKDLNSTELPLFLKWIQTRPIQLRFIELMQTGEMDDLFKNHHQSGVSIRNHLIANNWILKARGESDGPAQVFIHPDYMGEIGLIMPYEKDFCQSCNRLRVSAKGKLHMCLFGDYGVELRDLLQADTQQDELIQRIQTQLDNKAEGHFLHDGHAGMTPHLASIGG from the coding sequence GTGGCGAAACAATTTGAAGATAACTACAACCGTAAGTTTTATTATTTACGGTTGTCGATTACAGACGTCTGTAATTTTAAATGTACTTATTGCTTACCTGATGGTTATCGACCTGAAAATGGTAAGCGAGAGTCCTTCCTAGAGCTTGATGAAATCGAACGTACTGTGAGTGCGTTTGCCCGCTGTGGTACGTCAAAAGTGCGTATTACAGGGGGAGAGCCAAGCCTTCGTAAAGATTTCACTGACATTATCCGTACTGTGGCTTCTCAGCCGGGGATAACTAAAGTTGCTACGACAACAAATGGTTATCGGATGGAAAAACATGTCGCTGAATGGCGTGAAGCAGGTTTAACGAATATCAATGTCAGTGTTGATAGCTTAAATCCAAATATGTTTTATCAGATCACAGGTGAAAATAAATTCGCCGAAGTTATGGCTGGTATTGATAAAGCAATTGAAGTGGGTTTTAAGCAAGTCAAAGTGAATACGGTATTACTGAAAGATCTCAACAGCACCGAATTACCTCTCTTTTTAAAGTGGATCCAAACTCGTCCTATTCAATTGCGTTTTATTGAGTTGATGCAAACGGGTGAAATGGACGATCTTTTCAAAAATCATCATCAATCTGGTGTCTCGATCCGTAATCACTTAATTGCGAATAACTGGATATTAAAAGCTCGTGGCGAAAGTGATGGCCCAGCTCAAGTTTTTATTCATCCAGATTATATGGGTGAAATAGGGTTAATAATGCCTTACGAAAAAGATTTCTGTCAGAGTTGTAATCGATTACGAGTATCAGCAAAAGGTAAGTTACATATGTGCCTATTTGGTGATTACGGTGTTGAATTACGTGATTTATTGCAAGCTGATACTCAGCAAGACGAGTTAATTCAGCGCATTCAAACGCAATTAGATAATAAAGCAGAAGGCCACTTTTTACATGATGGCCACGCTGGAATGACCCCTCATTTAGCCTCTATTGGCGGATAA
- the moaC gene encoding cyclic pyranopterin monophosphate synthase MoaC yields MSNFTHINASGEANMVDVSAKQETVREARAEAFVHMAPETLKLIVSGSHHKGDVFATARIAGIQAAKKTWDLIPLCHPLLLTKVEVQLEAIEAENMVRIESVCKLTGKTGVEMEALTAASVAALTIYDMCKAVQKDMVISQVRLLEKTGGKSGHFKADA; encoded by the coding sequence ATGTCAAATTTTACTCATATTAATGCCTCTGGTGAGGCGAACATGGTTGATGTATCAGCAAAACAAGAAACCGTTCGTGAAGCGCGTGCAGAAGCATTCGTACATATGGCACCAGAAACTCTAAAGTTGATTGTTTCTGGTTCTCATCATAAAGGTGATGTTTTTGCTACAGCACGTATTGCAGGCATTCAAGCCGCGAAAAAAACATGGGATCTTATTCCATTATGCCATCCGTTGTTGCTGACTAAAGTAGAAGTTCAACTTGAAGCAATTGAAGCCGAAAACATGGTTCGTATTGAATCAGTCTGTAAGTTAACTGGAAAAACTGGCGTTGAAATGGAAGCCTTAACAGCTGCTTCTGTTGCGGCTTTAACCATTTATGATATGTGTAAAGCCGTTCAAAAAGACATGGTTATTAGTCAAGTTCGTTTATTAGAAAAAACGGGCGGTAAATCTGGACACTTTAAGGCTGACGCATGA
- the moaD gene encoding molybdopterin synthase sulfur carrier subunit, translated as MITVLFFAQTKELVGTGKLELTGEYATAEAIREELSKKEGKWDLALEKGKLLVAINQTISSLDSAVVDGDEVAFFPPVTGG; from the coding sequence ATGATCACAGTATTATTTTTTGCCCAAACTAAAGAGTTAGTAGGAACTGGTAAACTGGAACTTACAGGTGAGTACGCGACAGCGGAAGCCATTCGAGAAGAGCTAAGTAAAAAAGAAGGTAAGTGGGATTTAGCCCTAGAAAAAGGCAAATTGCTTGTCGCAATAAATCAAACTATTTCAAGCTTAGATTCCGCGGTTGTTGATGGTGATGAAGTCGCCTTTTTCCCACCAGTAACAGGTGGTTAA
- the moaE gene encoding molybdopterin synthase catalytic subunit MoaE: MISVQEHDFNVGDEYNLLAEGTASGAVVTFIGKVRDMNLGDDVTGLSLEHYPGMTEKSLNDIVAQSKERWRLLKVKVIHRVGDLELGDQIVFVGVSSAHRGAAFESCEFIMDYLKTNAPFWKKERTTKEVRWVESRDTDKSAAQRWEK, encoded by the coding sequence ATGATTTCTGTTCAAGAACATGACTTCAATGTTGGTGATGAATATAATCTCTTAGCAGAAGGCACGGCCTCTGGTGCTGTGGTTACTTTTATCGGTAAGGTTCGAGATATGAACCTTGGTGATGATGTGACGGGGCTTTCTTTAGAGCATTACCCCGGTATGACAGAAAAATCATTGAATGATATTGTTGCACAGTCGAAAGAGCGCTGGCGGCTCTTAAAAGTGAAAGTGATTCATCGTGTTGGTGATCTGGAACTGGGCGATCAAATTGTGTTTGTTGGCGTATCGAGTGCACACCGTGGTGCTGCGTTTGAATCTTGCGAATTCATTATGGATTACTTAAAAACAAATGCACCTTTTTGGAAGAAAGAAAGAACAACCAAAGAAGTACGTTGGGTTGAATCTAGAGACACAGATAAATCTGCAGCGCAGCGTTGGGAAAAATAG
- a CDS encoding alpha-L-glutamate ligase-like protein has protein sequence MFSRFTSPSKLKAKGIMGMNQRNGSYIGRYNGRSKYPLVDDKLKTKVIAVKAGATVPKLIGVIDSQAEVKNIHDIVKDWPGFVIKPAQGSGGKGILVVTSHKDGVYYKPSGAEANKQDVERHITNTLAGLFSLSGKNDVAMIENLIEFDDVFDGFSYEGVPDVRIIVFKGYPVMAMMRLSTTNSDGKANLHQGAVGVGIDIGTGKAVRAVQFDLPVENHPDTGKLLSTLEVPHWHKLLTLASSAWEMTGLGYLGTDMVLDKKYGPMVLELNARPGLAIQIANGTGLLPRLKHIESLEETIPYPTPEARVAYAMEQFGIYNK, from the coding sequence ATGTTTAGTAGATTCACGTCTCCTTCAAAACTAAAAGCAAAAGGGATCATGGGCATGAATCAACGTAATGGCAGTTATATCGGCCGTTACAATGGTCGAAGCAAATACCCATTAGTTGATGATAAGTTAAAAACAAAAGTGATTGCGGTAAAAGCAGGCGCTACGGTTCCTAAACTTATTGGTGTAATCGATAGCCAAGCTGAAGTGAAGAACATTCACGATATCGTTAAAGATTGGCCTGGTTTTGTTATCAAACCAGCCCAAGGCAGTGGCGGTAAGGGCATTTTAGTTGTTACTTCTCATAAAGATGGCGTGTATTACAAACCATCTGGAGCAGAGGCAAACAAGCAAGATGTAGAGCGACATATTACCAATACACTTGCAGGTCTTTTTTCTCTTAGTGGAAAAAACGATGTTGCGATGATCGAGAACTTAATCGAGTTTGATGATGTGTTTGACGGTTTCAGTTATGAAGGAGTGCCAGATGTACGTATTATCGTATTTAAAGGCTACCCTGTAATGGCGATGATGCGTTTATCAACAACAAACTCCGATGGAAAAGCCAACTTGCACCAAGGTGCTGTTGGTGTGGGTATCGATATAGGGACAGGAAAAGCCGTACGCGCCGTACAATTTGATTTACCTGTAGAGAACCATCCTGATACGGGTAAATTATTAAGTACGCTAGAAGTCCCTCATTGGCATAAACTATTAACCCTTGCATCTAGTGCGTGGGAAATGACCGGATTAGGTTATCTGGGTACTGATATGGTACTCGATAAAAAATACGGACCAATGGTTCTAGAACTTAATGCTCGTCCAGGCTTAGCGATTCAAATTGCAAACGGAACAGGGTTACTCCCTCGTTTAAAGCATATTGAAAGCTTGGAAGAAACCATTCCCTACCCAACTCCAGAAGCTCGTGTTGCTTATGCAATGGAACAGTTTGGTATTTATAATAAATAG
- a CDS encoding inactive transglutaminase family protein translates to MPSRVPFYFLISLLIIAGLTLSWLRHDSYGVPWTPGERSQVWDVEARIQFDAVNKPVKVSMAAPQTQTGFTIVDESASSPGYGIAYLTTKHGRRAEWTIRQADGPQTLYYKTQILVDPQADSVIQPPESEKPEAVTFEGPHESAAISLLDQARARSSDDITLTRELIKQFNDKDNQNASLLLNDLTRVQAISKLLSFENIHNKVIGTLWLEDGRRRQSVQHMIEVWSGKDWQLFNPETGDQGQPANLLLWDESNVSLLDVVGGKNSQINFSMIAQEISPTAATEKKVEADNLLNFSIHSLPLEEQSMFKTIMLIPIGALMVVFLRVIIGLKTSGTFMPVLIAVAFVQTQLITGIVGFLLIVGTGLIIRSYLSKLNLLLVSRISAVIISVIMIISIFTIVAFKIGLTAGLSITFFPMIILSWTVERMSILWEEEGWKEVATQGGGSLLTAVLIYIAMTNPFVQHLTFNFIGIQLIILAIILMLGNYTGYRLSELRRFKPLAED, encoded by the coding sequence ATGCCATCAAGAGTGCCTTTTTATTTTCTTATCTCCCTACTAATTATTGCAGGACTTACGTTGAGCTGGCTACGCCACGATTCATACGGAGTGCCTTGGACACCAGGTGAGAGAAGCCAAGTTTGGGATGTAGAAGCCCGAATTCAATTTGATGCAGTAAATAAACCAGTCAAGGTTTCTATGGCTGCACCACAAACTCAAACAGGTTTTACTATTGTCGATGAGAGTGCATCTTCTCCAGGCTATGGTATCGCTTATCTAACAACAAAGCATGGACGCCGAGCTGAATGGACAATTCGTCAGGCCGACGGACCACAAACGCTCTATTATAAAACTCAAATCTTAGTAGACCCGCAAGCAGACTCTGTTATTCAGCCCCCAGAATCAGAGAAACCTGAAGCCGTCACTTTTGAAGGCCCTCATGAATCTGCGGCAATCTCATTATTAGATCAAGCCAGAGCTCGTTCTTCTGACGATATTACGTTAACTCGCGAACTTATTAAGCAATTTAATGATAAAGATAACCAAAATGCGTCTTTGCTTCTTAATGACTTAACGAGAGTTCAAGCTATTTCAAAACTCTTAAGTTTTGAAAATATCCATAATAAAGTTATTGGTACTCTTTGGTTAGAAGATGGTCGTCGTCGTCAATCTGTTCAGCATATGATTGAAGTATGGAGTGGCAAAGACTGGCAGTTGTTTAACCCAGAAACCGGAGACCAAGGTCAACCGGCTAACTTACTGCTTTGGGACGAATCAAATGTCTCTCTCTTAGACGTTGTTGGTGGTAAAAATAGCCAAATCAACTTCTCTATGATTGCACAAGAAATTTCTCCTACTGCTGCAACCGAGAAGAAAGTAGAAGCAGACAACCTGCTAAACTTCTCTATCCACAGTCTTCCCCTTGAAGAGCAATCGATGTTTAAAACCATCATGCTTATTCCAATTGGTGCACTGATGGTTGTATTCTTACGAGTCATTATCGGTTTGAAAACATCAGGTACTTTCATGCCAGTGTTGATCGCGGTTGCTTTTGTGCAAACACAATTAATCACAGGTATTGTTGGTTTCTTACTGATTGTTGGTACCGGCTTAATCATTCGTAGCTATTTATCCAAATTAAACCTACTCCTGGTATCTAGGATATCTGCGGTGATCATCTCTGTAATCATGATCATTTCAATCTTCACGATTGTTGCCTTTAAGATTGGTTTAACAGCAGGATTAAGTATTACCTTCTTCCCTATGATTATCCTTTCTTGGACTGTAGAACGTATGTCGATTCTATGGGAAGAAGAAGGCTGGAAAGAAGTTGCGACTCAAGGTGGCGGTTCATTATTAACAGCCGTTCTTATCTACATCGCAATGACAAACCCGTTCGTACAGCACTTAACGTTTAATTTTATTGGTATTCAGCTAATTATTTTAGCCATTATACTGATGCTTGGTAATTATACTGGTTACCGTTTAAGTGAGCTTCGTCGCTTTAAGCCTTTAGCGGAGGACTAA
- a CDS encoding putative ATP-dependent zinc protease, with product MIQRILPLVAILSLSGCALIPQTAPVVSDNTETVAAIKSMESNLNTRLGGMETKIETQNDYISTLEKELSNVSEELSLVRTEQTKIQMSITQATNKKARLVQMPVSLQTQSLKDTIILGAIENVEIADIKQVFTARIDTGATTSSLNAVDLQEFERNGTQWVRFHLVAQNKKAETDELEWITAPVIRNVKIRQSTNEEAERRPVVELWIKLGAIHEKVQFTLADRSHMTHSILLGREFIQDIAVVDVSKEFVQSKK from the coding sequence ATGATCCAACGAATTCTACCTCTAGTTGCTATTTTAAGCCTTTCAGGATGCGCATTAATTCCACAGACAGCACCTGTCGTTTCTGACAATACAGAAACGGTTGCCGCTATTAAGTCTATGGAATCTAATCTAAACACACGTTTAGGTGGCATGGAAACAAAAATAGAAACCCAAAACGACTACATTTCAACCTTAGAGAAAGAACTTTCGAACGTATCAGAAGAGTTATCTCTGGTTCGAACAGAACAAACTAAGATTCAAATGAGTATCACACAAGCAACGAATAAGAAAGCTCGTTTAGTTCAGATGCCAGTCTCTCTTCAAACACAATCATTAAAAGACACTATCATTTTAGGTGCCATCGAAAATGTAGAAATTGCAGATATTAAGCAAGTATTTACCGCTCGAATAGACACTGGCGCAACCACCTCATCATTGAATGCCGTCGATCTTCAAGAATTTGAACGCAATGGCACACAATGGGTACGTTTTCATTTAGTTGCACAGAATAAAAAAGCGGAGACTGATGAGTTAGAGTGGATTACCGCCCCTGTTATACGCAATGTTAAAATCCGTCAATCAACAAACGAAGAGGCCGAACGACGACCTGTCGTTGAATTATGGATTAAACTTGGGGCAATCCATGAAAAAGTACAGTTTACCCTTGCAGATCGCTCTCACATGACCCATTCTATTTTACTAGGACGTGAGTTTATTCAAGACATTGCCGTTGTTGATGTCAGCAAAGAATTTGTTCAAAGCAAAAAATAA
- the cmoB gene encoding tRNA 5-methoxyuridine(34)/uridine 5-oxyacetic acid(34) synthase CmoB: MFNFANFYKLIAQDTILQPWLNTLPQQLTDWQNAEHGDIERWLKALKKIPEGCAENIDLKTSVTLSNNSPLIDGERKKLESLLRTFHPWRKGPFTVHDIHIDTEWRSDWKWDRVLPHLSPLKNRSILDVGCGNGYHMLRMLGEGARLCVGIDPSHLFLVQFEAIRKLMGNDQRAHLLPLGIEQLPELNAFDTVFSMGVLYHRRSPLDHLILLKNQLVAGGELVLETLVIDGDENAVLMPVDRYAQMRNVYFFPSAKALKVWLESVGFIDVKIVDECVTTTGEQRSTEWMKHNSLPEYLDPTDSSKTIEGHPAPKRAILIARKPD; this comes from the coding sequence ATGTTTAATTTTGCTAATTTTTATAAACTTATTGCTCAAGATACCATTCTTCAGCCTTGGCTAAACACCCTTCCCCAGCAATTAACCGATTGGCAAAATGCTGAGCATGGGGATATAGAACGCTGGCTTAAAGCGCTAAAAAAAATCCCTGAAGGCTGTGCTGAAAACATTGATTTAAAAACGTCAGTTACGCTATCAAATAATAGCCCTTTGATTGATGGCGAACGTAAAAAACTAGAAAGTTTATTACGCACCTTCCATCCATGGCGTAAAGGCCCGTTCACTGTTCATGACATTCATATCGACACTGAGTGGCGCTCTGACTGGAAATGGGATCGTGTTCTACCTCATTTATCGCCATTAAAAAATCGATCTATCTTAGATGTCGGCTGTGGTAACGGATATCATATGCTTCGCATGTTAGGAGAAGGGGCTCGTTTGTGTGTTGGTATCGATCCCTCTCACCTATTCTTAGTTCAGTTTGAAGCCATTCGTAAATTAATGGGCAATGACCAACGAGCGCATTTATTACCTTTAGGGATCGAACAGCTTCCTGAATTAAATGCGTTTGATACTGTATTTAGTATGGGCGTGCTGTACCACCGTCGTTCGCCTCTTGATCATCTTATTCTATTAAAAAATCAACTCGTCGCTGGCGGTGAGCTCGTTTTAGAAACCCTCGTTATTGATGGCGATGAAAACGCAGTCTTAATGCCAGTTGATCGTTATGCTCAAATGCGTAACGTCTATTTCTTCCCATCAGCTAAAGCGTTAAAAGTATGGTTAGAAAGCGTCGGATTTATTGACGTAAAAATTGTCGACGAGTGCGTAACAACAACAGGTGAACAACGCTCTACAGAATGGATGAAACACAATTCATTACCTGAGTATTTAGACCCTACGGACTCATCAAAAACAATTGAAGGCCACCCAGCTCCTAAGCGTGCAATTTTAATTGCTAGAAAACCTGACTAA
- the cmoA gene encoding carboxy-S-adenosyl-L-methionine synthase CmoA, producing MANPDTIFSAPIDKIGDFTFDERVAEVFPDMIQRSIPGYSNIISAIGMLAERYAKPHSSVYDLGCSLGAATLSMRRHINQEGCQIIGVDNSSAMVERCRLLINAYRSDTPVTIVEADIRDVNIQDASVVVLNFTLQFLVPADRRALLEKIYSGLRPGGILILSEKYIFEDGVVNELLIDLHHDFKRANGYSELEISQKRSAIENVMLPDPIDVHKQRFQEIGFKSSEVWFQCFNFGSMFAIK from the coding sequence ATGGCTAACCCAGATACTATATTTTCAGCTCCAATCGATAAAATTGGTGACTTTACCTTTGACGAACGTGTCGCAGAAGTATTTCCAGATATGATTCAACGTTCAATTCCAGGCTACAGCAACATTATCTCTGCTATTGGTATGCTTGCTGAACGTTACGCTAAACCTCATTCAAGTGTTTATGATTTAGGTTGCTCACTGGGTGCGGCAACGTTATCTATGCGTCGTCACATTAATCAAGAAGGCTGTCAGATTATTGGAGTCGATAATTCCTCAGCAATGGTCGAACGTTGTCGTTTACTGATTAACGCTTATCGTTCAGATACACCCGTAACCATTGTTGAAGCGGATATCCGTGATGTCAATATTCAAGATGCATCGGTCGTCGTATTAAATTTTACTTTGCAATTTTTAGTGCCAGCCGATCGTAGAGCCCTATTGGAGAAAATCTATTCTGGATTACGTCCCGGTGGCATTCTTATTTTATCTGAGAAATACATCTTCGAAGATGGTGTCGTTAACGAGTTATTGATCGATTTACATCATGATTTCAAACGTGCTAATGGCTATAGTGAATTAGAAATAAGCCAAAAGCGCAGCGCCATTGAAAATGTCATGCTGCCAGATCCAATTGATGTTCACAAACAACGTTTTCAAGAGATTGGCTTTAAAAGCTCTGAAGTCTGGTTCCAATGCTTTAATTTTGGCTCAATGTTCGCGATCAAATAA